Proteins from one Entomospira culicis genomic window:
- the murQ gene encoding N-acetylmuramic acid 6-phosphate etherase, whose protein sequence is MHIDLSKIATEQINPNTKHIDQLSTLEMLKLINEEDQKVALAVAQTLPAIATVIDATVSAMQKGGRLFYLGAGTSGRLGVLDASECPPTFGVDPSLVVGVIAGGEDALRNAIEGAEDDSAMGGKDLASHNFTKNDILVGITASGRTPYVHGGLRYAHELGAKTALIACSKQLEQAPYIDTLIEVLPGPEVLTGSTRLKSGTSQKLVVNMISTGTMIRLGKAFGNLMVDVKPSNEKLIERQIRIVQEATGASREQAQATLQLSQRSSKVAILMILANINYDQAIALLEEHQGFISKALQHQP, encoded by the coding sequence ATGCATATCGATCTTTCTAAAATTGCCACCGAGCAAATCAACCCCAACACCAAACACATTGATCAACTCTCTACCCTTGAAATGCTCAAACTGATCAACGAAGAAGACCAAAAAGTTGCCCTTGCCGTCGCACAAACGCTCCCGGCTATCGCCACCGTCATCGATGCGACCGTTAGCGCCATGCAAAAAGGCGGACGCCTCTTCTATCTTGGCGCAGGAACCTCTGGTCGTCTGGGTGTACTCGATGCATCAGAATGTCCCCCAACCTTCGGTGTCGATCCCTCCCTCGTTGTCGGTGTCATCGCTGGTGGAGAAGATGCGCTACGCAACGCCATCGAGGGTGCTGAAGACGATAGCGCTATGGGTGGAAAAGATTTAGCCAGCCATAATTTTACCAAAAACGATATTCTTGTTGGCATTACAGCAAGTGGACGTACCCCTTATGTCCATGGTGGTCTACGTTACGCCCATGAGCTGGGCGCAAAAACTGCGCTTATCGCCTGTTCTAAACAGTTGGAACAAGCCCCCTATATCGATACTCTTATTGAAGTTTTACCGGGCCCTGAAGTGCTTACTGGATCTACTCGACTCAAGAGCGGAACGTCGCAAAAGCTCGTAGTCAATATGATCTCTACAGGTACGATGATTCGTCTAGGAAAAGCTTTTGGTAACCTCATGGTCGATGTGAAACCCTCCAATGAGAAGCTTATCGAGCGACAAATTCGCATCGTCCAAGAGGCAACTGGTGCATCGCGTGAGCAAGCCCAAGCCACACTCCAGCTTAGCCAACGTAGCTCGAAGGTTGCTATTCTCATGATCTTAGCCAACATTAACTACGATCAAGCTATCGCTTTACTTGAGGAGCACCAAGGATTTATCTCCAAGGCGCTACAACATCAGCCCTAA
- the rpsU gene encoding 30S ribosomal protein S21: protein MATIKVNDDEPLEKAIKRFKRIVEKEGIIREWKNREFYEKPSTINNRKKKALIRKQAKKSRRTATGSKY, encoded by the coding sequence ATCGCCACAATTAAGGTAAACGATGATGAGCCACTAGAAAAGGCTATCAAGCGTTTTAAGCGTATCGTTGAGAAAGAGGGCATTATTCGTGAGTGGAAAAATCGCGAGTTCTACGAAAAACCTTCTACTATCAATAATCGCAAAAAGAAAGCCCTAATTCGTAAGCAAGCTAAAAAGAGCAGACGAACGGCTACTGGTAGCAAATATTAG
- a CDS encoding biotin transporter BioY, with protein MMKDHPLITLTTIPLFSALIIFGSYIKLPMLGIPITAQSFFIMLVALLWGVKIAVASVALWIFLGILGLPVFATGANGLAFFIMPTSGYILGYLLMAIVAGWVGHIKFPVTLSSTIRIILRTILLIPALLSVYLIGLPWLRWRSGHQLADGSMEWLSWQEIFWMGFLLFLLPDLIKSILVAITYELLPRPHQQEQ; from the coding sequence ATGATGAAAGATCACCCATTGATTACGCTTACCACCATCCCGCTCTTTAGCGCACTGATTATCTTTGGATCGTACATCAAGCTCCCGATGCTCGGTATCCCCATCACCGCGCAATCGTTCTTTATTATGCTGGTAGCTCTCTTGTGGGGCGTCAAGATCGCAGTCGCTTCGGTGGCTCTCTGGATCTTCTTGGGCATCTTAGGCTTACCCGTCTTTGCCACGGGCGCTAATGGTCTTGCCTTCTTCATCATGCCCACCAGTGGCTATATCTTGGGCTATCTCCTTATGGCAATCGTTGCCGGCTGGGTAGGACATATCAAATTCCCCGTAACACTCTCTAGTACCATCCGTATCATCTTACGCACTATCCTCTTGATACCGGCACTTCTTAGTGTCTATCTCATTGGCTTACCTTGGTTACGTTGGCGTAGTGGCCATCAACTTGCCGATGGGTCGATGGAGTGGCTAAGCTGGCAAGAAATTTTTTGGATGGGCTTTCTTCTCTTCCTCCTGCCTGATCTGATCAAGAGTATTCTTGTCGCCATTACCTATGAGCTTTTACCTCGCCCTCATCAACAGGAGCAGTAA
- a CDS encoding metal ABC transporter permease, whose protein sequence is MTLSTLLSLLSLEFVQRAMLVGFVISLATALLGTVLVYKRLALIGDGLAHIGFGALSLAVAMAWAPLLFAIPMMVIASVIVVLISENKRIYSDALIGIISNSALAFGIVIATKSKGFSVDVAGYLFGSLLTLTKLDVIVSLILGSLVIFLMIFLHHRLFIITHDPEYAKTRGINTRFYKIILAILTGITVAIGMRLTGSLLISSLIIFPVSIAHRLTHSYLRLVVISAIIALITFYLGIILSILAGIPSGASIILFNLFTFILVSLIKRK, encoded by the coding sequence GTGACGCTATCGACGCTCCTCTCTCTGCTTAGCCTAGAATTTGTCCAAAGAGCGATGCTAGTCGGCTTTGTTATCTCCTTGGCAACCGCGCTGTTGGGCACGGTCTTGGTCTACAAGCGCCTTGCCCTCATTGGCGACGGCTTAGCCCATATCGGCTTTGGCGCGCTCTCCCTAGCCGTGGCGATGGCATGGGCACCCTTGCTCTTTGCCATCCCGATGATGGTGATCGCCTCGGTCATCGTTGTCCTCATCAGCGAGAATAAACGTATCTACTCCGATGCCCTTATCGGCATTATCTCCAACAGCGCGCTGGCCTTTGGTATTGTGATAGCCACCAAAAGCAAGGGCTTTTCCGTAGACGTGGCTGGCTATCTCTTTGGCTCGTTGCTCACGCTTACCAAGCTCGATGTTATTGTCAGTTTGATCCTCGGCTCGTTGGTGATCTTTTTGATGATCTTCTTACACCATCGCCTCTTCATCATCACCCACGACCCCGAATATGCCAAGACGCGTGGCATCAACACCCGTTTCTATAAAATCATCCTCGCCATCCTCACCGGCATCACAGTCGCCATTGGCATGCGCCTTACCGGTAGCTTGCTCATCTCAAGCCTTATCATCTTTCCGGTGAGCATCGCCCATCGCCTCACCCACAGCTACCTACGCCTCGTTGTGATCTCCGCCATCATCGCACTGATCACCTTCTACCTCGGCATCATCCTCTCCATCCTCGCAGGGATTCCCAGTGGCGCATCGATTATTCTCTTCAATCTCTTTACCTTTATCCTCGTCTCCCTGATTAAACGAAAATAA
- a CDS encoding tetratricopeptide repeat protein produces MKYAYLILFVLLSSPLFANPANHHQKEASRIYMYGVAYQAEGEWEKARNHYEYAIKLYPYDERFYSALSYLYFDRKEYQKAIAVLTQAIQIFPKNVDFLYHRAFFYTMSNAEHLALADWNTIITREPNNTYARWQRGQYYLKHQQYQRAKEDFANLARHDSHPSRIANFYLARAHQALGEYDEAVKQLHIYVQATETQPHNPYHPVGKAYFHLAHNLRLAGKISEASVYYSKAIDAKFWPDVTSAQRVEAQKYSNHSLNIIR; encoded by the coding sequence ATGAAGTATGCTTATCTTATTTTATTTGTGTTGCTTAGCTCGCCTCTCTTTGCCAATCCTGCCAATCATCATCAAAAAGAAGCCTCGCGCATCTACATGTATGGCGTTGCCTATCAAGCCGAAGGTGAGTGGGAGAAAGCGCGCAACCATTATGAATACGCTATCAAGCTCTATCCTTATGATGAACGCTTTTATTCAGCACTAAGCTATCTCTATTTTGATCGAAAAGAGTATCAAAAGGCGATTGCGGTACTCACCCAAGCAATCCAAATTTTCCCTAAAAATGTCGACTTTCTCTACCATCGGGCCTTCTTCTACACCATGAGCAATGCCGAACATCTTGCCCTTGCCGACTGGAATACCATCATCACCCGCGAGCCTAACAACACCTATGCCCGCTGGCAACGTGGACAATATTATCTCAAGCATCAACAATACCAACGCGCCAAAGAGGATTTTGCCAATCTTGCTCGCCACGACTCCCACCCCAGTCGTATTGCCAACTTCTACCTTGCACGCGCGCACCAAGCCCTAGGCGAATACGATGAGGCTGTCAAACAACTACACATCTACGTGCAAGCAACCGAGACGCAACCCCACAATCCCTATCATCCGGTAGGCAAAGCCTACTTTCACCTCGCGCACAACCTACGCCTAGCCGGCAAGATTTCCGAAGCCAGCGTATATTATAGTAAAGCAATCGATGCGAAATTTTGGCCAGACGTAACCTCTGCCCAACGCGTGGAAGCCCAAAAATATAGCAATCACTCCCTCAATATTATTCGTTAA
- a CDS encoding TetR/AcrR family transcriptional regulator yields the protein METAKKKYHYQADLKQDLLEKGIQIICEKGVSALTLKALANALGVTSAAMYHHYSDKKALMAAIVARRLDELNLLLEEQVFEPFKDDVIGMFVKSAMVMYDFCEEHPEFLIIANGDAVDNWAAYPALMDSMQRIVAKPLAAITQAQGAGVIKSGDPRDFLLMAFSSIYGYLVIIFSRKKALLESSDPKTLRRNYFEVACSAINMIRVNQGSWRSEFQQVEQAVLK from the coding sequence ATGGAAACAGCGAAAAAAAAGTATCATTATCAGGCCGACTTGAAGCAGGATCTTCTTGAAAAAGGTATCCAGATTATCTGCGAAAAAGGCGTGAGCGCGCTCACTCTAAAGGCTCTTGCCAACGCCCTAGGCGTTACCAGCGCTGCGATGTATCACCACTATTCCGACAAAAAAGCCCTCATGGCTGCGATTGTAGCTAGACGATTGGATGAGTTAAACCTCTTGCTCGAGGAGCAAGTGTTTGAGCCCTTCAAAGACGATGTTATCGGGATGTTCGTTAAATCCGCGATGGTCATGTACGACTTTTGCGAGGAGCACCCAGAGTTTTTAATCATTGCCAACGGCGACGCCGTGGATAATTGGGCCGCCTATCCTGCATTAATGGATAGTATGCAACGTATTGTCGCTAAGCCTTTGGCGGCTATCACGCAAGCACAAGGGGCTGGTGTCATTAAAAGTGGCGATCCTAGAGACTTTTTGCTTATGGCCTTCTCGTCGATTTATGGCTACTTAGTTATTATCTTTAGCCGTAAAAAGGCACTGCTTGAGTCGTCTGACCCTAAGACCTTGCGTCGTAACTACTTCGAGGTTGCCTGTAGCGCGATCAATATGATCCGCGTAAATCAAGGTAGCTGGCGCAGTGAGTTTCAGCAAGTGGAGCAAGCTGTCTTGAAGTAA
- a CDS encoding cyclic nucleotide-binding domain-containing protein yields MPSILHFKTKSVIYFQGDHTSHFYLLRRGSVELSSDTHNKSEIIQPGFFFGTQATLIGKTQSQTAMATLPSEIVSFEYKEFLALIQSNETLRTSILKTFIDQLTGIHTQVLHLMSDATTEDEKVDFEHFLIKTANFFLKNRAYSQAKQSYERYIARFPNGEFINIAQEKADYSSQKIGGEDDLSTKLYLTVSEPANQQGSQLTPMQTEYEEMQVLLNQKKHSQALLRLTRLVRMESDPAFDTLIASCRYLLGETLMQMDKFADAIEPLSTFIAEHSEHDDIDRARLYLGLAYEKTNNENAAQGVYVKLLETLPVKSPMYNKVKQTLENLRKKKS; encoded by the coding sequence ATGCCAAGTATTTTACATTTTAAGACAAAATCAGTCATCTACTTTCAAGGCGACCATACCTCGCACTTCTACCTCCTGCGTAGAGGCAGTGTGGAGCTCTCTTCTGACACCCATAACAAAAGCGAGATTATTCAACCGGGCTTCTTCTTTGGCACACAGGCAACCCTCATTGGTAAAACCCAGAGCCAAACCGCCATGGCCACGCTCCCAAGCGAAATTGTCAGCTTTGAATACAAAGAATTTCTTGCGCTCATCCAAAGTAATGAGACATTACGTACCTCTATCCTCAAAACATTCATCGATCAACTCACAGGCATTCACACACAAGTCTTACACCTCATGAGCGACGCCACCACCGAGGACGAAAAAGTTGACTTTGAACACTTTCTCATCAAAACCGCCAACTTCTTCCTCAAAAATCGCGCATACTCCCAAGCCAAACAGAGCTATGAACGCTATATTGCGCGCTTTCCTAATGGAGAATTTATCAACATCGCACAAGAAAAAGCCGACTACTCCAGTCAAAAGATTGGTGGGGAGGATGATCTAAGCACAAAGCTCTACCTTACCGTCTCAGAGCCAGCAAACCAACAAGGTAGTCAGCTAACGCCCATGCAAACCGAGTATGAAGAGATGCAGGTGCTGCTTAATCAAAAGAAGCACTCCCAAGCGCTTCTACGCCTTACCCGTCTGGTACGCATGGAGAGCGATCCGGCGTTTGATACCCTCATTGCCTCTTGTCGCTATCTCTTAGGTGAAACGTTGATGCAGATGGACAAATTTGCCGATGCGATTGAACCATTGAGCACCTTCATTGCCGAACATAGCGAGCACGATGATATCGATCGCGCAAGACTCTATTTAGGGCTTGCCTATGAGAAGACCAACAACGAAAATGCTGCCCAAGGCGTCTATGTCAAACTACTAGAAACCTTACCGGTAAAGAGTCCGATGTACAATAAGGTCAAACAGACTTTGGAAAATCTACGCAAAAAGAAGAGTTAA
- the ylqF gene encoding ribosome biogenesis GTPase YlqF, with the protein MAIQWYPGHMHKLKATLKSTLPLVDVVLEVVDARAPISSRNPMLDEILGKKPRIILLNKAELADPNMLHEWQEFFKTKKKYKSLAISAKTRTNLDRIKGEIQQIFKSKEQQRLRNPRALIIGVPNCGKSTIINALAREHRAKAANQPGVTKQVTLYHAQSVDIYDTPGLLWPNLEDQEAAARLAVLAAVRDEVYHPSEAFASVYLFLKSHYADRLIERYKIPLHDNAHDYLIALTTTLNKKDIEATALLLFNDLRGGKLGRFCLERPPYVT; encoded by the coding sequence ATGGCCATTCAATGGTATCCTGGGCACATGCATAAACTCAAAGCCACGCTTAAAAGCACCCTTCCCCTTGTAGACGTGGTGCTAGAAGTGGTTGATGCACGCGCGCCGATAAGCTCACGTAACCCAATGCTCGACGAAATCTTAGGTAAAAAGCCTCGCATCATCCTCCTCAATAAAGCCGAACTCGCCGATCCTAATATGCTCCATGAGTGGCAAGAGTTTTTTAAAACCAAAAAAAAATATAAATCTTTAGCGATTTCTGCCAAAACACGAACAAATTTGGATCGCATCAAAGGCGAAATTCAACAAATTTTTAAATCCAAAGAACAACAACGTTTGCGCAATCCCCGTGCACTCATCATCGGCGTGCCCAACTGTGGCAAGAGTACCATCATCAATGCCCTCGCCCGCGAACACCGTGCCAAGGCCGCCAATCAACCCGGAGTAACCAAGCAAGTTACCCTCTATCACGCGCAAAGTGTCGACATTTACGACACCCCCGGACTCCTATGGCCCAACCTCGAAGATCAAGAGGCTGCTGCACGATTAGCCGTCTTAGCCGCCGTACGCGACGAAGTTTACCATCCAAGTGAAGCTTTCGCATCGGTCTATCTATTTTTAAAGAGCCATTATGCCGATCGTCTAATAGAGCGATACAAAATTCCTCTGCACGATAATGCGCATGATTACCTTATCGCCTTGACCACGACACTTAATAAAAAGGACATAGAGGCAACCGCGCTCTTACTCTTTAATGACTTACGAGGAGGAAAGCTGGGTCGCTTCTGCTTGGAGAGACCGCCGTATGTTACCTAG
- a CDS encoding tetratricopeptide repeat protein has product MKSPYDQRIKEHPEDAKAYYERGVYFLEEPTTLDLAKKDFWRCIDLGDFIADSYSNLALIYDMENDPSQAQVLLEKAVEADPEHTVSWFALGTLHSIYGNHEQALYALARVLAIEMDFHEEDEYLEEDVSFSMEAFALRARIYLEKNENALALAECQASRAFDAEQNECDLLEIVALVRLNQTKEAKKLLQTLLNDEEITLENLKEHPVFSELQEFL; this is encoded by the coding sequence ATGAAGAGTCCCTACGATCAGCGCATCAAAGAGCATCCAGAAGATGCTAAAGCCTACTATGAACGGGGCGTCTATTTCTTAGAAGAGCCAACCACCCTAGATCTAGCCAAAAAAGATTTCTGGCGGTGTATCGATTTAGGTGATTTCATTGCCGATAGCTATAGCAACCTCGCCCTCATCTACGACATGGAAAACGATCCAAGCCAAGCGCAAGTTCTTCTCGAGAAAGCCGTAGAAGCCGATCCAGAACATACCGTTAGCTGGTTTGCTTTAGGCACACTACACTCTATTTACGGCAACCATGAGCAGGCGCTTTATGCCTTGGCTCGTGTCTTAGCGATAGAGATGGATTTTCATGAAGAGGATGAGTACTTAGAAGAGGATGTCTCCTTCTCCATGGAGGCATTTGCTCTACGCGCAAGAATTTATCTGGAAAAGAATGAAAATGCCCTTGCCCTTGCCGAGTGCCAAGCCTCACGCGCCTTTGACGCCGAACAAAATGAGTGCGATCTCTTAGAAATTGTCGCGTTAGTCCGGCTAAATCAGACAAAAGAGGCAAAGAAACTTCTCCAAACGCTCCTTAACGATGAAGAGATCACCTTAGAAAACCTCAAAGAACATCCCGTTTTTAGCGAGTTACAAGAATTTTTGTAA
- a CDS encoding energy-coupling factor ABC transporter ATP-binding protein yields the protein MPLLTLNRLSKSYEKKCILDALSMTLPHRSCAILAGACGSGKSLLLRLIADLEKPDSGAITLDTEHQTKPKGKTKYRSVSLLMQSVESQLLGQSVWDDLYLHPMLAGESNDEAKRITEEALRHFGLWHIRHQAPHTLSGGQMRLLLLAGIFTHRSALILLDEPFANLDYTAVKQVRSGIELLLKAGKSVIIATHEVEKVISLANYLLILSEKKIALERPLTEKNRDQIPWQDFDLKDPYAPAWQW from the coding sequence TTGCCCTTACTAACTCTCAATCGCCTAAGCAAGTCGTATGAGAAAAAGTGCATTCTCGATGCGTTATCGATGACGCTACCACATCGTAGTTGTGCCATCCTCGCAGGCGCTTGTGGATCAGGGAAGAGTTTACTCTTACGCCTAATTGCCGATCTCGAGAAGCCCGACAGTGGAGCCATCACCTTAGATACCGAACATCAAACGAAACCCAAAGGCAAGACAAAATATCGATCGGTAAGTTTGCTCATGCAAAGTGTGGAGAGTCAACTTTTAGGGCAGAGCGTCTGGGACGATCTCTATCTCCATCCCATGCTCGCCGGCGAGAGCAATGATGAAGCCAAACGCATCACCGAAGAGGCGCTCAGGCACTTTGGATTATGGCATATACGCCATCAAGCACCGCACACCCTAAGCGGAGGGCAGATGCGATTACTCCTCTTAGCCGGAATTTTCACCCACCGCTCCGCCCTTATCCTTTTGGATGAACCCTTTGCCAATCTCGACTATACCGCGGTCAAACAAGTACGATCGGGCATCGAACTTCTTCTGAAAGCAGGCAAGAGTGTGATAATTGCCACCCATGAAGTGGAAAAAGTGATCTCCCTTGCCAACTATCTACTCATTCTTTCTGAAAAAAAGATAGCGTTAGAGAGGCCCCTCACCGAAAAAAATAGAGACCAAATTCCTTGGCAAGATTTCGATCTCAAAGATCCCTACGCTCCAGCTTGGCAGTGGTAA
- a CDS encoding NTF2 fold immunity protein, translating into MKKIGFVLGLMVCSMQGFAYYANDYVVPKEGFVPRAEIVQALAHAYLNHLYFSDYYQQNMVELDDLVVKSKGDTWAVSHQDRLVMRLRKDNGAVLFIATFETHRVRADVEREGMVFSESLALAIAKIIWLDIYGKEVLEKMPYRLLGKEISGESGKIWFIEGTLPEVKRDGIILSSGGVPYLKVRQRDGAILGVFHDE; encoded by the coding sequence ATGAAAAAGATAGGATTTGTATTAGGGTTGATGGTTTGTAGCATGCAGGGATTTGCGTATTATGCTAATGATTATGTGGTGCCTAAAGAGGGCTTTGTGCCAAGAGCCGAGATTGTGCAAGCGTTGGCGCATGCCTATCTCAACCATCTCTACTTTAGCGATTATTACCAGCAAAATATGGTAGAGTTAGATGATTTGGTAGTAAAAAGCAAAGGCGATACGTGGGCTGTCTCCCATCAAGATCGATTGGTGATGCGCTTGCGTAAGGATAATGGCGCGGTGTTATTTATCGCGACATTTGAGACGCATCGGGTGCGCGCCGATGTGGAGCGTGAGGGGATGGTCTTTAGCGAGAGTTTAGCCTTAGCGATTGCTAAAATTATCTGGCTGGATATCTACGGCAAGGAAGTGTTAGAGAAAATGCCCTACCGCTTGCTAGGCAAAGAGATTTCGGGGGAATCTGGCAAGATTTGGTTTATTGAGGGAACTCTGCCTGAAGTTAAAAGAGATGGTATTATCCTAAGTTCCGGCGGCGTGCCTTATCTTAAAGTGCGTCAGCGTGATGGCGCAATACTGGGAGTGTTTCACGATGAATAG
- a CDS encoding CCA tRNA nucleotidyltransferase — protein sequence MLPSQPFAKFQETLHAIAQKLADHGYQCYVVGGAVRDHFLEKESLDIDLATDASPKEVSKIFRHTIPTGIAHGTVTILYHNIPFEITTFRTDGKYEDARHPESVQFVQSIDEDLKRRDFTINAIAYHILDGEFYDPLGGIDAIQNKEITAIGVPAERFQEDLLRILRGVRFLAELKGFVLDEATAIAMHQHAPGLHKISKERITKEMKKLLTGAQASYALEVAYNLGIWDGLFDELAFYHQKLILPEQTLWQTLLRAIDYTPQSMLHLRIAILLSALGELESASEAYQVIYRSAKLAEELLVRYKVSNALKQKVSHLIRYQELILLDLWSDADIRRWLSQVKIEHVEEIVLLNKALYQACGRAVYELEEFYQRVKNIIAQDPPITIQQLAINGAELIEVGVPAGPRVGEFLQQLLELVLDDPEFNTKNNLLHATKFFMSI from the coding sequence ATGTTACCTAGCCAACCGTTTGCTAAATTTCAGGAGACCTTACACGCCATTGCGCAAAAACTTGCCGATCATGGCTATCAATGTTATGTCGTAGGCGGGGCGGTACGCGATCACTTTTTGGAAAAAGAGTCGCTAGATATCGACCTTGCCACCGACGCATCCCCCAAAGAAGTAAGTAAGATCTTTCGCCACACTATCCCCACAGGCATCGCCCATGGTACGGTAACCATCCTCTACCACAACATTCCTTTTGAGATAACCACGTTCCGCACCGATGGCAAGTATGAAGATGCGCGCCACCCCGAGAGCGTGCAATTTGTCCAATCTATCGATGAAGATCTTAAGAGACGCGATTTTACCATCAATGCCATTGCTTATCATATCTTAGATGGTGAATTTTATGACCCCCTCGGTGGTATCGACGCTATCCAGAACAAAGAGATCACTGCGATTGGTGTGCCTGCCGAGCGCTTTCAAGAAGATCTCTTACGCATTTTGCGCGGAGTGCGTTTTTTGGCAGAGCTTAAAGGTTTCGTCCTCGATGAGGCTACTGCTATCGCCATGCATCAGCATGCACCCGGACTACACAAAATCAGCAAAGAGCGTATCACCAAAGAGATGAAAAAACTCCTTACCGGCGCGCAAGCCAGCTACGCCCTAGAAGTTGCCTATAACCTTGGCATCTGGGATGGACTCTTTGATGAGCTTGCCTTCTATCATCAAAAGCTTATTTTACCCGAACAAACATTATGGCAAACCCTGCTACGGGCAATTGATTACACTCCGCAGAGCATGCTCCATCTACGCATCGCGATTCTTCTTAGCGCTTTGGGCGAACTTGAATCTGCCAGTGAAGCCTATCAAGTGATTTATCGCAGTGCCAAGCTAGCCGAAGAGCTGTTAGTGCGCTATAAAGTGAGCAACGCGCTCAAACAAAAGGTGAGCCATCTTATTCGCTATCAAGAGCTTATTCTCCTTGACCTCTGGAGCGATGCTGATATTCGACGCTGGCTTTCACAAGTAAAAATTGAACATGTCGAAGAGATTGTCCTCCTCAACAAGGCGCTCTACCAAGCCTGTGGACGCGCGGTGTATGAATTGGAAGAATTTTATCAACGGGTTAAAAACATTATCGCGCAAGATCCACCCATTACGATACAGCAATTGGCAATCAATGGGGCGGAACTGATTGAGGTGGGCGTACCCGCTGGTCCTCGCGTGGGGGAGTTCCTTCAGCAATTACTAGAACTTGTCCTTGATGATCCTGAATTCAACACCAAAAACAACTTGCTACACGCAACAAAATTCTTTATGTCCATCTAA
- a CDS encoding metal ABC transporter ATP-binding protein has product MSDPNTCPNAIIELKNVGLAYSASIQALHDINLCLHQGDYLCLLGNNGAGKSSLVKIIVGLLCPTQGSVHYYIDRYAISYLPQESYHLPSMPASVWEVVLSGSQHKQHAFFYSKEIKEYARKLLIDLDLLHLQHRSMSQLSGGQKRRILLARSLISKPKLLILDEPNAGLDQQATADLYQLLANLNEQGLSILMVSHDQDAVKKYAKNVVMIDKTIQFWGSKHFWHLNQGDKP; this is encoded by the coding sequence ATGAGCGATCCCAATACCTGCCCCAATGCCATTATCGAACTAAAAAACGTCGGTCTCGCCTATAGCGCGAGTATCCAAGCCCTCCACGACATCAATCTCTGCCTCCATCAAGGCGACTACCTCTGCCTGCTGGGCAACAACGGCGCAGGAAAGAGTTCACTCGTCAAGATCATCGTGGGGCTTCTCTGCCCCACTCAAGGCTCGGTGCACTACTACATCGATCGCTACGCCATTAGCTACCTCCCCCAAGAGAGCTATCACCTACCCAGCATGCCCGCCAGCGTCTGGGAGGTGGTGCTCTCGGGTAGTCAACACAAACAGCACGCCTTTTTCTACAGCAAAGAGATAAAAGAGTATGCGCGCAAGCTCTTAATTGATCTTGATTTATTGCACCTCCAGCATCGCTCGATGAGTCAGCTATCGGGTGGGCAAAAGCGACGTATTCTCCTTGCTCGATCACTCATCTCCAAGCCAAAGCTTCTCATCCTCGACGAACCCAATGCAGGTCTCGACCAACAGGCTACCGCCGATCTCTACCAGCTACTAGCCAATCTCAACGAGCAAGGTCTCTCAATCCTCATGGTCTCCCACGATCAAGACGCGGTGAAAAAATACGCAAAAAACGTCGTGATGATCGACAAAACCATCCAATTTTGGGGCTCTAAACACTTCTGGCACCTCAACCAAGGAGACAAACCGTGA